In Flavobacterium cerinum, one genomic interval encodes:
- the thrA gene encoding bifunctional aspartate kinase/homoserine dehydrogenase I: MKVLKFGGTSVANDQNILKSIGVIQNVPGKKVVVVSALGGVTDSLSEAINNAKNQHFLYRNILQDLKTRHLEVIEKLLPERNNDKVLSFINISFDDINSLLDGCFLLGELSAKATDTILSYGELLSSKIIFEKLQSLSPKTAYIDSRELIKTDSNFGNANIDFETSNYAIQYYFDKNQSDITVIPGFIAQSHNGHPTTLGRGGSDYSAAVIASALDADELQIWTDVNGMYTANPKLVKQARSIPDISYKEAMELSHFGAKVLYAPTLQPVLNKNIPVYIKNTFAPDTAGTRIIPECDNSNEPVKGISHIDNIALLTLEGSGLIGVAGISEKLFCAVARENISIVFITQASSEHSICIGISEENAQRAKKAIEMAFQYEIRLQKIKPVIIEKNLSIIALVGENMKSHQGLSGKMFSTLGKNNVNVRAIAQGASERNISAVIDKKDVEKALNVLHESFFEDNIKQLNLFICGVGNVGGKLLDQLRQQADYLKDNLKLNVRVIGISNSRKMYFNENGVDLENWEVQLQSGEDNQPDAFIAKAEALNLPNSIFVDNTACPKVAALYKRFLSQSIAVVTCNKIACSSQYSEYEQLKKLSKKYNAPFLFETNVGAGLPIIDTLKNLIASGDKVHKIQAVLSGSLNFIFNNFNTDKSFHDIVLQAQQEGYTEPDPKLDLSGIDVMRKILILIRESGYPMEIDAIDNDSFLPEPVLQAESVAAFFESLKEHSNHFDQLYKEADQQSCRLKYVANFENGKASVGLQTIEKEHPFYHLEGKDNIVLFYTDRYAEQPLLIKGAGAGAAVTASGIFADVIRIGNI; the protein is encoded by the coding sequence ATGAAAGTATTAAAATTTGGGGGTACTTCTGTTGCAAACGATCAGAATATCCTAAAATCCATCGGCGTAATACAAAACGTCCCCGGCAAGAAAGTAGTAGTTGTTTCCGCATTGGGAGGTGTAACCGATTCACTATCTGAAGCGATCAACAATGCTAAAAATCAGCACTTTTTATACCGAAATATACTTCAGGATCTTAAAACAAGACATCTTGAAGTCATTGAGAAACTTTTACCGGAACGGAACAATGATAAAGTTTTGTCGTTTATCAACATTAGCTTTGATGACATTAACTCGCTATTGGACGGTTGTTTTTTATTAGGTGAATTGTCAGCCAAAGCCACCGATACTATTCTATCTTACGGCGAATTATTGTCCTCGAAAATCATCTTCGAAAAATTACAATCCCTGTCACCAAAAACAGCCTATATTGATAGTCGGGAATTAATTAAAACCGATTCCAATTTCGGTAATGCCAATATTGATTTTGAAACCAGTAACTACGCCATCCAGTATTATTTTGATAAAAATCAGTCGGATATTACCGTTATACCCGGTTTTATTGCACAGTCGCATAATGGTCATCCAACTACATTAGGTCGTGGCGGTTCCGACTATTCCGCTGCTGTTATTGCGTCGGCTTTAGATGCCGATGAACTACAGATATGGACAGATGTAAACGGCATGTACACTGCGAATCCGAAACTGGTAAAACAAGCCCGTTCCATTCCCGATATCAGTTATAAAGAAGCCATGGAATTATCACATTTCGGAGCAAAGGTTTTGTATGCGCCGACATTACAACCTGTACTCAATAAAAATATTCCGGTTTATATTAAAAATACTTTCGCTCCGGACACAGCAGGAACCCGTATTATCCCGGAATGCGACAATAGTAACGAACCCGTAAAAGGAATCAGTCATATCGATAATATTGCATTGCTAACACTCGAAGGATCAGGTTTAATCGGTGTAGCCGGTATTTCCGAAAAGCTATTTTGTGCCGTAGCCAGAGAAAACATCAGTATTGTGTTTATCACACAAGCATCGTCCGAACACTCTATTTGCATCGGAATATCCGAAGAAAATGCACAAAGAGCCAAAAAAGCGATTGAAATGGCTTTTCAATATGAAATCCGGTTACAGAAAATCAAACCGGTTATCATTGAAAAAAATCTGAGTATTATTGCTTTAGTCGGCGAAAACATGAAAAGCCATCAGGGATTAAGCGGTAAAATGTTTAGTACATTAGGTAAAAACAATGTTAACGTAAGAGCCATAGCACAAGGCGCATCCGAACGCAATATTTCGGCTGTTATCGATAAAAAAGACGTTGAAAAAGCATTAAATGTATTACACGAAAGCTTTTTTGAAGACAATATTAAACAACTCAACCTTTTTATTTGCGGAGTTGGTAACGTTGGCGGAAAATTACTGGATCAATTACGACAACAAGCTGACTATTTAAAAGATAATCTAAAACTAAATGTTCGTGTTATCGGAATTTCCAATTCCCGAAAAATGTATTTTAACGAAAACGGTGTGGATTTAGAAAACTGGGAAGTACAACTGCAATCGGGAGAAGATAACCAACCCGATGCCTTTATCGCAAAAGCCGAAGCATTAAATCTTCCGAACAGTATTTTTGTTGATAATACAGCTTGTCCGAAAGTGGCCGCATTGTACAAACGTTTTCTATCGCAAAGCATAGCCGTTGTTACCTGTAATAAAATTGCCTGTTCGTCGCAATATTCGGAATATGAGCAATTAAAAAAACTGTCTAAAAAGTACAATGCACCGTTTCTTTTTGAAACCAATGTCGGAGCCGGATTACCTATTATAGACACCTTAAAAAATCTAATTGCATCCGGAGATAAAGTACATAAAATTCAAGCCGTTTTATCCGGTAGCTTAAACTTTATATTTAATAATTTTAATACTGATAAAAGTTTTCATGATATTGTACTTCAGGCCCAACAGGAAGGTTACACCGAACCCGATCCGAAACTCGATCTGAGCGGTATCGATGTGATGCGAAAAATCCTTATTCTGATCCGGGAAAGTGGTTACCCAATGGAAATCGATGCTATTGATAATGATTCCTTTTTACCGGAACCGGTTTTACAGGCCGAATCGGTAGCCGCTTTTTTTGAATCATTAAAAGAGCATTCGAACCATTTTGACCAACTCTATAAGGAAGCTGATCAGCAATCCTGTCGCTTAAAATATGTAGCGAATTTTGAAAACGGAAAAGCCAGTGTAGGTTTACAGACTATTGAAAAAGAACACCCGTTTTATCATTTGGAAGGGAAAGACAATATTGTGTTGTTTTACACCGATCGTTATGCCGAACAACCTTTATTAATCAAAGGAGCCGGAGCCGGAGCAGCGGTAACTGCATCCGGAATTTTTGCCGATGTAATCCGAATCGGTAACATTTAA
- a CDS encoding NAD(P)H-hydrate dehydratase — protein sequence MDNLIKIDKKTVLERFHPIDKYTHKGIQGHALIVGGSYGKIGAPLLSAKACLKSGAGLVTAYIPQCGYDILQTGIPEVMVETDDYPTHITAITTEANIRAVGLGIGMGQHQETQQAVFHFLKLNTLPLVLDADGINIMSENKEWLEFLPAQTIVTPHRKELERLIGLWDDEADKMKKVISFSETYDLVVVLKGAPTRIVYKNNVFENTTGNQSLATAGSGDVLTGIITGLLAQSYDPDAAAIVGVYIHGLTADLALPELGYHAFVASDIIANLGKAFSTLYE from the coding sequence ATGGACAACTTGATTAAAATTGATAAAAAAACCGTATTGGAACGATTTCATCCGATCGATAAGTACACCCATAAAGGAATTCAGGGACATGCGCTGATTGTTGGCGGTAGTTACGGAAAGATAGGAGCACCGCTATTATCGGCGAAAGCGTGTTTAAAATCGGGTGCCGGTCTCGTTACGGCTTATATCCCGCAATGTGGTTATGATATTCTTCAGACCGGAATTCCGGAAGTTATGGTAGAAACGGATGATTATCCGACGCATATTACTGCGATTACTACCGAAGCAAATATCCGGGCGGTTGGTTTGGGAATCGGAATGGGGCAACATCAGGAAACCCAACAAGCAGTTTTTCATTTTCTAAAATTGAATACGTTGCCTTTGGTGCTCGATGCGGACGGAATTAATATTATGTCGGAAAATAAAGAATGGCTGGAATTCTTACCGGCACAAACGATTGTGACACCACATCGGAAAGAATTGGAACGATTAATCGGACTATGGGATGATGAAGCGGATAAAATGAAAAAAGTAATATCTTTTTCGGAAACGTATGATTTGGTTGTCGTCTTAAAAGGTGCGCCAACACGTATTGTGTATAAGAATAACGTTTTTGAAAATACAACGGGAAATCAATCGCTGGCTACAGCGGGAAGCGGCGATGTCCTTACGGGAATTATTACCGGATTACTGGCGCAATCCTATGATCCGGACGCTGCTGCAATTGTTGGCGTCTATATTCACGGACTCACAGCGGATCTTGCTTTACCGGAGCTGGGTTATCATGCGTTTGTTGCCTCGGATATTATTGCGAATCTGGGGAAAGCTTTTAGTACGTTATACGAATAA
- a CDS encoding TlpA family protein disulfide reductase has translation MKKAFYLLMLITLASFNLPVETITISGKISNTEEKKIKIKGESFNKEITLKPDGSFSETFPISYNGAYTLSTKNNRVALYLGKGTKLNIAADDSNFNTTLTFTGKGSIENQYLSKKSQLVNNTLGNPQVFYSQDEATYANKNKELKNAVLELYNTTPFADADFKKSELRNINFFEQLLIFNYPAYHAHYAKKENFKPSESFPKFDATIDLDNENDFMFSNSYKQLIAGKFNQKVSENSSNLTEKELSDRILSEIKKIKSPNIKNSFLQNLGYQIRAGNAESEFLYKEIMVLSTDTNFKKELTDKFNKIKMLTPGKPSPKFNYENYKGGQTSLDNLKGKFVYIDVWATWCGPCRQEIPHLQKVEEQYHGKNIEFVSISIDAKKDYDKWKKLVDEKKLGGIQLFADNDWNSQFIKEFGIESIPRFILLDPNGNIVTADAPRPSDAQLIELFTKQGVK, from the coding sequence ATGAAAAAAGCATTTTATTTGCTGATGCTCATTACGCTGGCCTCGTTTAATCTTCCTGTGGAAACGATAACGATATCCGGTAAAATCAGTAATACCGAAGAAAAAAAGATCAAAATCAAAGGTGAAAGTTTTAACAAAGAAATCACATTAAAACCCGACGGTTCCTTTTCTGAAACCTTCCCAATCTCTTACAACGGGGCATATACGTTAAGTACCAAAAACAACCGTGTTGCTTTATATCTGGGTAAAGGAACAAAACTGAATATCGCTGCCGACGATTCAAATTTTAATACTACGTTGACTTTTACCGGAAAAGGAAGTATTGAAAACCAATATCTGTCCAAAAAAAGTCAGCTTGTCAATAATACATTAGGAAATCCACAGGTATTTTACAGTCAGGATGAAGCAACATATGCTAATAAAAATAAAGAGCTAAAAAATGCTGTTTTGGAATTATATAATACAACTCCATTTGCTGATGCCGATTTTAAAAAGAGTGAATTACGAAACATTAACTTTTTTGAGCAATTATTAATTTTTAATTATCCGGCTTACCACGCCCATTACGCTAAAAAAGAAAACTTTAAACCCTCAGAAAGCTTTCCGAAATTCGACGCAACAATCGATTTGGATAACGAAAATGATTTCATGTTTTCTAATTCTTACAAACAGCTTATAGCCGGTAAATTCAATCAAAAAGTATCTGAAAACAGTAGTAATCTTACTGAAAAAGAATTAAGCGACCGAATTTTATCCGAAATCAAAAAAATAAAAAGTCCGAATATTAAAAACAGCTTCCTGCAAAATCTTGGGTATCAGATTCGCGCCGGAAATGCAGAATCAGAATTCCTTTACAAAGAAATTATGGTTTTGTCGACAGATACTAATTTCAAAAAAGAGCTGACTGATAAATTCAACAAAATCAAAATGTTGACTCCGGGTAAACCATCGCCAAAATTCAACTATGAAAATTATAAAGGCGGACAAACTTCATTGGATAATTTAAAAGGTAAATTCGTATATATCGATGTATGGGCAACCTGGTGTGGACCTTGTCGCCAGGAAATTCCGCATCTTCAAAAAGTAGAAGAGCAATATCACGGAAAAAATATCGAATTTGTGAGTATTTCAATTGATGCCAAAAAAGACTATGACAAATGGAAAAAACTGGTAGATGAAAAAAAATTAGGCGGTATTCAGCTATTTGCTGATAATGATTGGAATTCCCAGTTTATAAAAGAGTTTGGAATTGAAAGTATTCCGAGATTTATCCTGCTGGATCCGAACGGAAACATTGTAACAGCCGATGCGCCAAGACCATCCGATGCACAACTAATCGAATTGTTTACCAAGCAAGGTGTAAAATAA
- the hutH gene encoding histidine ammonia-lyase, with protein sequence MDTVHYISSDVISLELLQEIISQNMKLDLSEEARVNIEKCRTYLDEKMQAHGEPIYGINTGFGSLCNVKISNENLSKLQENLVKSHACSTGDEVPHEIVKIMLLLKIKSLSFGHSGVQLKTVERLIDFYNNDVLPVIYTQGSLGASGDLAPLAHLSLPLIGEGEVYVDGFRQPAKKVLEKMGWEPIVLQSKEGLALLNGTQFMSAYGAYVLLKASKYAYLADVIGAISLEGFDGRIEPFNELIHLVRPHKGQINTAKRFQELLEDSEIIAQPKKHVQDPYSFRCIPQVHGASKDTIDYVKRVFKTEINSVTDNPNIFIETDEIISGGNFHGQPLALALDFLGIALAELGNISERRTYQLISGLRDLPAFLVSDPGLNSGFMIPQYTAASIVSQNKQYATPASIDSIVSSNGQEDHVSMGANAATKALKIMENLERILAIELMNASQAIEFRRPLKSSEFIESFLKLYREEVPLVTEDRILHYDIEKSVAFLNSFQMDEVLFE encoded by the coding sequence ATGGATACAGTACATTATATAAGCTCTGATGTGATTTCATTGGAGTTACTACAGGAGATTATCTCTCAGAATATGAAATTGGATTTGTCGGAAGAGGCGCGTGTTAACATTGAAAAATGCCGCACTTATCTGGACGAAAAAATGCAGGCACACGGAGAGCCTATTTATGGTATAAATACCGGATTCGGCTCATTATGTAATGTTAAGATATCGAATGAAAACTTATCCAAATTACAGGAAAACCTTGTAAAATCGCATGCTTGCAGTACAGGTGACGAAGTGCCGCATGAGATTGTAAAAATCATGTTGCTGCTTAAAATTAAATCGTTGAGTTTCGGTCATTCCGGAGTACAGCTAAAAACGGTAGAACGACTGATAGATTTTTATAACAACGATGTTTTACCGGTAATCTATACGCAGGGATCATTAGGAGCTTCAGGAGATTTGGCACCGTTGGCGCATTTATCATTACCGTTAATCGGTGAAGGTGAAGTATATGTTGACGGATTCCGTCAGCCGGCTAAAAAGGTATTGGAAAAAATGGGATGGGAGCCGATTGTGTTGCAATCTAAAGAAGGATTGGCTTTGTTAAACGGTACGCAGTTTATGAGTGCCTATGGTGCTTATGTGTTATTAAAAGCCAGTAAATATGCGTATTTAGCGGATGTTATCGGAGCGATTTCATTAGAAGGTTTTGACGGAAGAATTGAACCTTTTAATGAATTGATTCATTTGGTACGCCCGCATAAAGGACAAATCAATACTGCAAAACGATTCCAGGAATTATTGGAAGACAGTGAGATTATCGCGCAGCCTAAAAAACACGTTCAGGATCCGTATTCTTTCCGTTGTATTCCGCAAGTACATGGTGCATCGAAAGATACTATCGATTATGTAAAGCGTGTATTTAAGACGGAAATCAATTCGGTAACCGATAATCCGAATATCTTTATTGAAACGGATGAAATTATTTCGGGCGGAAACTTCCACGGTCAACCTTTGGCTTTAGCCTTAGACTTTTTAGGAATTGCTTTAGCCGAATTAGGAAATATTTCAGAAAGACGTACGTACCAGTTAATTTCCGGATTAAGAGATTTACCGGCATTTTTGGTAAGCGATCCGGGACTGAATTCCGGTTTTATGATTCCGCAATATACGGCAGCGAGCATCGTGAGTCAGAATAAACAATATGCAACACCGGCAAGTATTGATAGTATTGTATCGTCTAACGGACAGGAAGATCATGTGAGTATGGGCGCTAATGCCGCTACGAAAGCGTTAAAGATTATGGAAAATCTGGAGCGTATCCTGGCTATTGAATTGATGAATGCTTCTCAGGCAATCGAATTCAGAAGACCGTTAAAATCAAGCGAGTTTATCGAAAGCTTCCTGAAATTATACAGAGAAGAAGTGCCTTTGGTTACAGAAGACAGAATTTTACATTACGACATTGAAAAATCGGTTGCTTTTTTAAACAGCTTCCAGATGGATGAAGTGTTGTTTGAATAG
- a CDS encoding DUF1304 domain-containing protein, translating into MTIVSKIIIGFIALLHLYILWLEMFAWTTRAKKVFKSVPEEMFEKTKQMAGNQGLYNGFLAAGLIWSLLICDPQWGIHVATFFLGCVFVAGVYGAITVQKSILMVQSLPAALGLLSMYFL; encoded by the coding sequence ATGACAATTGTTTCAAAAATTATTATCGGATTCATCGCCTTACTTCACCTTTACATTTTATGGTTGGAGATGTTTGCCTGGACCACCCGTGCCAAAAAAGTATTTAAATCGGTACCGGAAGAAATGTTTGAAAAGACCAAGCAAATGGCCGGAAATCAAGGCTTATATAACGGTTTTTTAGCCGCCGGATTAATCTGGTCTTTATTGATTTGCGATCCGCAATGGGGTATTCATGTCGCTACCTTCTTTTTGGGTTGTGTATTTGTAGCCGGAGTTTACGGTGCGATTACCGTTCAGAAATCGATATTGATGGTACAAAGCCTTCCAGCCGCTTTAGGTTTACTGAGCATGTATTTCTTATAA
- a CDS encoding TMEM175 family protein: MNKTRLEAFSDGVLAIIITIMVLEIKVPHEISLKALTPILPVFLSYVLSFIYVGIYWNNHHHMMHTVKQVTGGILWANLHLLFWLSLIPFVTAWIGENHFAHDPMMLYGFILLMCAVAYFILQYVILKKHGPDSVLSKAIGKDIKGKLSPVFYTMGIIASHYNGLAGGAFYILVAIMWLIPDKRIERILDHSE; encoded by the coding sequence ATGAATAAAACCCGATTGGAAGCCTTTAGTGATGGTGTACTGGCTATTATCATCACTATTATGGTACTGGAAATTAAGGTTCCGCACGAGATAAGTCTTAAAGCACTTACACCGATTTTACCGGTATTTCTAAGTTATGTATTAAGCTTTATTTATGTCGGTATCTACTGGAATAACCATCATCATATGATGCATACGGTAAAACAGGTAACCGGAGGTATTTTATGGGCCAACCTACATTTATTATTCTGGTTATCCCTGATTCCGTTTGTTACGGCCTGGATCGGAGAAAATCATTTTGCTCACGATCCGATGATGTTATACGGATTTATACTGCTGATGTGTGCAGTAGCCTATTTTATATTACAATATGTAATCCTGAAAAAACACGGACCCGATTCCGTTTTATCAAAAGCAATCGGAAAAGATATTAAAGGAAAACTATCACCTGTATTTTATACTATGGGAATTATTGCTTCCCATTATAACGGATTAGCAGGTGGTGCTTTTTATATTTTAGTCGCCATTATGTGGTTAATTCCGGACAAACGAATTGAACGAATACTAGATCATTCCGAATAA
- a CDS encoding DUF421 domain-containing protein produces the protein MEAYLDIIIRSTAVYVFMVVALRVFGKKQLSQLNTADVILILLISNSVQNAMVGSNTSLFGGLAAALVLFIVNFIVKKILFKYKKIADLLQDKPEILIHNGKLEFATLSRLGITSDELYESIREHGVDHYKDVKLAMLEIDGNISVISGEHNAHLHQTYHKRRTHKTLRSENS, from the coding sequence ATGGAAGCTTATCTGGATATCATCATCAGAAGTACCGCTGTTTATGTTTTTATGGTCGTTGCACTCCGTGTATTCGGTAAAAAACAACTATCACAGCTTAACACTGCTGATGTTATCCTGATATTATTGATCAGTAACTCGGTTCAAAATGCAATGGTTGGCAGCAATACCAGCCTGTTTGGCGGTTTGGCAGCAGCTTTGGTTTTATTTATTGTCAATTTTATTGTCAAAAAAATACTTTTTAAGTATAAAAAAATAGCCGATTTATTACAGGACAAACCCGAAATACTGATCCATAACGGAAAACTGGAATTTGCCACGCTCAGCCGACTGGGTATTACATCCGATGAGCTTTACGAATCCATTCGCGAACATGGCGTTGACCATTATAAGGATGTTAAACTGGCCATGCTGGAAATTGACGGCAATATCAGTGTAATTTCCGGCGAACATAATGCTCACTTACATCAAACCTATCACAAACGGAGAACACATAAAACCTTACGTTCAGAAAACAGCTAA
- the rimK gene encoding 30S ribosomal protein S6--L-glutamate ligase, whose amino-acid sequence MLDKVIVGSEEWCSFPTLGIPTIKARVDSGAKTSALHATNITPFEKKGENWVKFDINPIQNNLKAVIHCEALLIDKRVVKSSSGYRELRYVIRTVLEIGGTEWDVELTLTNRDSMGFRMLLGREAMSGRILVDPEQKYLLGHPTKEKIKEYYYSEETSNKGLRIGLLASNPELYSNKRIIEAGEMRGHEMHFLNLKYCYMKLDATAPEIHYRGGRVLNDFDAVIPRIRPSMTYYGCALTRQFEALKVFSLNGSAAISQSRDKLFSLQLLLNNGVDIPTTGFANSPLDTNDLIKMVGGSPLIVKLLEGTQGKGVVLAETKKAAESVINAFKSLNANILVQEFIKEANGKDLRLFVVDGKVVAAMQREALPGEFRANIHLGGTASVVKVTAEEKRIAIKAAKAMNLKVAGVDIIRSSKGPLLLEVNSSPGLEGIEGATQKDIAGEMIKAIEKNFKWK is encoded by the coding sequence ATGCTAGACAAAGTTATTGTAGGAAGCGAGGAATGGTGCTCCTTCCCTACTCTTGGAATTCCGACCATTAAAGCCCGGGTAGATTCCGGTGCGAAAACTTCGGCATTGCATGCCACTAACATCACACCATTTGAAAAAAAAGGAGAAAACTGGGTAAAGTTCGACATTAACCCTATTCAGAATAACCTTAAAGCCGTTATTCACTGTGAAGCCCTTTTGATCGACAAACGTGTGGTAAAAAGTTCCAGCGGATATCGGGAACTACGTTATGTTATCCGTACAGTATTGGAAATCGGAGGTACAGAATGGGATGTTGAATTAACGCTGACCAATCGGGATTCAATGGGATTCCGTATGTTATTAGGTCGGGAAGCTATGTCCGGACGAATATTAGTTGATCCGGAACAAAAATACCTTTTAGGTCATCCTACAAAAGAAAAAATCAAAGAATATTATTATAGCGAAGAAACGTCAAACAAAGGACTTCGCATCGGATTGCTGGCCAGTAATCCGGAATTATACAGTAACAAACGGATTATAGAAGCCGGTGAAATGCGCGGTCATGAAATGCATTTTCTGAACCTGAAATACTGTTATATGAAACTGGATGCTACCGCTCCGGAAATTCATTATCGCGGCGGTCGCGTACTTAACGATTTTGACGCCGTTATCCCTAGAATCCGTCCTAGTATGACGTATTACGGTTGCGCTTTAACCCGTCAGTTTGAAGCTTTAAAAGTATTTAGTTTAAACGGTTCGGCAGCTATTAGCCAATCCCGTGACAAACTGTTTTCTCTTCAATTGTTATTGAATAACGGAGTAGATATTCCGACAACCGGTTTTGCCAATTCCCCACTCGATACCAACGATCTTATTAAAATGGTGGGCGGTTCTCCGTTAATTGTAAAACTTCTCGAAGGAACACAAGGAAAAGGAGTCGTATTAGCCGAAACCAAAAAAGCAGCAGAAAGTGTAATCAACGCATTTAAAAGTTTAAATGCTAATATTCTCGTACAGGAATTTATCAAAGAAGCCAACGGAAAAGACCTGCGTTTATTTGTTGTCGACGGAAAAGTAGTAGCCGCAATGCAACGTGAAGCTTTACCGGGTGAATTCCGCGCTAACATCCATTTAGGTGGTACGGCATCTGTTGTAAAAGTAACAGCTGAAGAAAAAAGAATCGCTATAAAAGCAGCTAAGGCTATGAATTTAAAAGTAGCCGGAGTCGATATTATTCGTTCCTCTAAAGGGCCGTTGTTATTAGAAGTTAACTCTTCTCCCGGATTGGAAGGTATTGAAGGCGCAACACAAAAAGACATTGCCGGTGAAATGATCAAAGCGATCGAGAAAAACTTTAAATGGAAATAG